The DNA segment AAAAAGCGCCGGCAATCGTGATTTGGGGCGCTGGTGCGCCTGTATCTTACGCGGGTTATCAGGCCCGGTCGCTGAATTGGCAGCGACGGGATTGACGGTAGCTCGACAGGAGCAACTGCGCAATCATGGCCGAGTGCTGGCCTTGAGCGGTTATTTACCCATGCAACAATTTTGTTGCATATGCATCAGATATGTTGCACATTCGCTCTACCGAAACAGCGAGTGATGCACATGAAGTACAGCGAGTTTCGGCGATGGTTGAAAGCCCATGGCGTTGAGTTCCAAGCCGGCAAGGGCAGCCATTTCAAGGTTTCCTTGAATGGCAAATCAACTGTGTTTCCCGATCACGGAGCCAAGGAAATGGGCGAAGGGTTGAGAAAAACGATAATAAAACAGTTGGGCCTAAAGGATTGAGGCCCAGCTGTACCCATGAGAGGAAGCGTGATGTTCGAATACGCCTTGGATGTTCACGAAGAGCCGGGCAGCGTCTGGCTGACTTGTGCTGCTATTCCAGAGATGCACGCTGTCGGCGACACTCGGGGGGAGGCATTGACTACCGCCATCGATGCGATTGAGACGGCATTTTCCATCTATGTGGATGATCGCCGGTTGATCCCAACTGCTCACACAGGAGAGCAGGAAAATGATGTTGTGTTGCGCCTTCCTGCACTGACTGCCGCGAAAGTTGCGCTTTGGAATTCGCTATTGGAGTCAGGTGTCAGCAAAGCCGAACTGGCGCGTCGTCTTGGTGTGCAACGGCCCCAGGTCGATCGGCTAGTTGATTTCCTGCACCACTCCAAAATCGAGAATGTCGAGCGCGCTTTGCAGCAGTTAGGGCGGCGGATTTCTTTATCGGTGGAGGCGGCGTAGTTCAGCATTTACATTAGAAGGATCGCCATCTGAGGCAGTTCGGAGCGTAGCGTCCAAATATGACGCGGTCTCTGCGTCGTTTTCGAGCGTTCACTACTGACAAGCAGGCAGAGTTCAGCGGCTCGGCGGCAACCTTCCAAAGCGACTTGTAAGAGGGATAAACGATGGATCGTGAGAAGGAACAATTTCAGC comes from the Pseudomonas granadensis genome and includes:
- a CDS encoding type II toxin-antitoxin system HicB family antitoxin, with the protein product MFEYALDVHEEPGSVWLTCAAIPEMHAVGDTRGEALTTAIDAIETAFSIYVDDRRLIPTAHTGEQENDVVLRLPALTAAKVALWNSLLESGVSKAELARRLGVQRPQVDRLVDFLHHSKIENVERALQQLGRRISLSVEAA
- a CDS encoding type II toxin-antitoxin system HicA family toxin is translated as MKYSEFRRWLKAHGVEFQAGKGSHFKVSLNGKSTVFPDHGAKEMGEGLRKTIIKQLGLKD